A window of the Lactuca sativa cultivar Salinas chromosome 7, Lsat_Salinas_v11, whole genome shotgun sequence genome harbors these coding sequences:
- the LOC111895646 gene encoding protein JINGUBANG has protein sequence MTLRILFLFYRKYTLFCSSVIICKTYTINRFSFPSIYLNFNLNKMKKEMAGKTFFSKKNNVRKKIAILLHSSEPNVFITTHQQPENSENNFSHRSSNASLPSPVMSSCSSPVYFMSPINQMPSPYSKSPWTLPHGRNSEESVIYNTGLIGSLIREEGHIYSLASSGDLLYTGSDSKNIRVWKNLMEFSGFKSSSGLVKAIIVFGNRIFTGHQDGKIRVWKYSDKKKKSYNRIGNLPRTRDYIKSSMNPNNYIEARRHRNVPWIKHYDVVACMCIDEEKGLLYSGSWDRTMKVWRISDSKCLESVNAHHDAINSVVVGFDGLVFTGSADGKVKVWRREFVGKTTKHLLVYTLLDQDSAVTSVVVNASQATVYAGFSDGLVNFWERKKQTFSHGGVLRGHKLAVLCLATAGNLLLSGSADNSICVWRSEGRGIHTCLSVLNSHTGPVKCLAVKNRNEKDHDRKDEEWIVYSGSLDNSVKLWRVSEQLA, from the coding sequence ATGACTCTTCGCATTCTCTTTctcttttatagaaaatatactCTCTTTTGTTCCTCTGTCATCATTTGCAAAACATACACAATCAACCGTTTCAGCTTTCCTTCAATCTATCTAAATTTCAACTTAAACAAAATGAAGAAAGAAATGGCTGGAAAAACCTTCTTTTCGAAGAAAAACAATGTCCGAAAGAAAATCGCCATTCTCCTTCACAGCTCAGAACCAAACGTTTTCATCACCACCCACCAACAACCAGAAAACTCCGAAAACAATTTTAGTCACCGCAGTAGCAATGCCTCATTACCTAGCCCTGTCATGTCTTCTTGTTCATCACCAGTCTACTTCATGTCTCCAATCAATCAGATGCCATCGCCCTACTCTAAATCTCCTTGGACCCTTCCTCATGGCAGAAATAGCGAAGAAAGTGTCATCTACAACACTGGCTTGATCGGGTCTTTGATACGCGAAGAGGGTCATATTTATTCGTTAGCATCTTCCGGGGATTTGTTGTACACAGGTTCCGATTCAAAGAACATTAGAGTGTGGAAGAATCTAATGGAGTTTTCAGGTTTCAAATCGAGTAGTGGATTAGTGAAAGCGATCATAGTTTTTGGTAATCGGATATTTACCGGCCACCAGGACGGGAAAATTCGGGTTTGGAAGTATTCAGATAAGAAGAAAAAATCTTACAACCGGATCGGTAATTTACCCAGGACAAGAGATTACATCAAGAGCTCCATGAACCCTAATAATTACATTGAAGCAAGACGACATCGTAACGTTCCATGGATCAAGCATTATGATGTCGTTGCTTGCATGTGTATTGATGAAGAAAAAGGGTTATTGTATTCTGGATCATGGGATAGAACAATGAAAGTTTGGAGGATTTCAGATTCGAAATGTTTAGAATCTGTAAACGCTCATCACGACGCCATTAATTCGGTCGTCGTTGGGTTTGACGGTTTGGTTTTTACCGGGTCCGCCGACGGGAAGGTGAAGGTGTGGCGTAGGGAGTTCGTCGGTAAGACCACAAAACACCTTTTAGTTTACACGCTTTTGGATCAGGACAGCGCTGTCACGTCTGTAGTGGTGAACGCCTCTCAGGCCACTGTGTACGCAGGATTCTCCGATGGACTGGTGAACTTTTGGGAACGCAAGAAGCAAACGTTCTCACACGGAGGAGTTCTGAGGGGACACAAGCTGGCAGTGCTTTGTCTGGCTACTGCCGGAAACCTGTTATTGAGTGGGTCGGCGGACAACAGCATCTGCGTGTGGCGGAGTGAAGGTAGGGGTATTCATACTTGTTTGTCGGTCTTGAATAGTCACACCGGTCCAGTGAAATGTCTTGCCGTTAAGAACCGGAATGAGAAGGATCATGATCGGAAAGATGAAGAATGGATAGTTTACAGTGGCAGTTTGGATAACTCAGTGAAGCTTTGGCGGGTGTCAGAACAGCTAGCATGA